A window of Benincasa hispida cultivar B227 chromosome 9, ASM972705v1, whole genome shotgun sequence genomic DNA:
atttctccaaaaatctTGTCAACAGtatcaattaaaatcaaaacttgaaaaCTTGAGAGTTTAAGATCTTTAAAGCTTTAGGGGAGTTATATTCTTTAGATCTTTACAACTCTAATCTTTGATACTTTAGATCTTCAAAACTTCTATCTTTGGAACTTTAGGGTTTCGACATTTAGTTCTTTCGACTCCCTCAACATGAAAGCTaagacctctatttatagaggttttcATGGGCCAACATGAACTTGAGTTTAGTTGTTTTTGGCCCAGAGATTGCGATTGAGCCCCATTTTTTCTTTAGCCCAAATTTTCACTATGTGCTTAAATTAAGTTGGACTTTAGATCCAAACAACTTTAATTACTTTATTCGTTccaatttataatttcagaCCCAATTGGATTTCTAGccaattttatttattgtgGTACAGACTTAATCATTGTTGAATTCAATAATCCTATTATTAGGATCAGAGACAcatgatattttttattttctcatttaatCTCCAAATTTTAAGGCTTTGTTGTAATAACGTGGTGAAATTTGATTGATCGAAATTTCGatttcaacaacaaaatttctttttaatatttaagattAAATTGTATTAAAATTTCGATTGTAATTGGATGAAATATAAAGGTTATGATAACAATTGATATAACTCTCTAGATTTTagagttattttttttctttttttccacacgaagaaaaattgaaatccACTCAACACTCAAACAAAATCCAAAGTCAATTTTTGAACtcaaaaatttatgaaataatttttttaactaattgtGGTTTGTGCAAGAACAGCCTCCGAAAATCTATTTTTCCAAAGCCACAATAGTATCAAAGGGCTGTTCTTGCAGTTTGTTCGTTGTTGCTAGTCAAATCTCTGCTCACAACTCCCGTTAATGTCCTTTTGCTCTCGTCTTCTTCACTAATCCCAAATCCCACTATGGCAATTGCAGCACTCACCTGCAATTCGACTCCAAACTCTCTCACTCATCGATCCATCAGAAGGAGAAATGGCATCTTATTCATGGCGATTCCCACTTGCAGAAGCATCAGTTCGAGATCACTGTCGCTACCCGAGCTCGTCTTCAAGATCCCACGCTGTTCTTCCAAGCGCAGAAGAAACCCCATTTGCCCTCCACTCAAATCCGTCTCCCCTGTGATGGAATGGCAGAATTGCACGTAAATACACCATTTCTTTCTCGATTCTCAGTTTCATTCTCGTTTATTGATTCTCTATTTGCTATGGGTTGTTTGGATTTCATATTCGTCGTCCCTTCTAAAACTTCCCAATTCTTCTCTGGATTGGTTTGGTGGTTGTGCAGTTCTTCAAGGAGGATGGATTCTGAGTTTCTTAGAATGTTATAGGTTTGTTGCTATAATTAGGAAATGTGATGAATGCAGGGCTAAGATGGAAGTTGATATACCTGCCTCGGTTGCCTATAAATGCTACTCAGATCGTGAAGCTATTCCGAAATGGATGCCATTCATTTCATCTGTGAAGGTGAGTTATATGTACCACACACTCTCAAGAAGTTTGCTAGCTGATACCCTTTATTTCTGGTCGACTTGAAAACCTTTTCCATGCTTAGTTCAAGATGCATCTACCAAAATATGGTTAGGGGGGAACCTCCAATTTGTTTTACTGCCTTATATTAGGAGAAATGTATCTTGAATATTCTGCAATTTTATTTCTCTGGGATGTTTTCCTTATTTAAAGTCTGTCGAATTTGAATGGGACATGTTCCTTCCTTTCGCTGTGACTATGTAAGGGTAAGACGTTGTCTTGCTAAGGTTGCCGTTTCTGTTATGAGTTTAGTGAAATTGTATGTTGTGGTTGGACGACAAAGTGCTCTGTAGTTTATCAAGTTTGTGAAGCAAGAAGTTTAAACAGTATTTCGTGGTGTGTTGTATTCAGTGGAGTGATCTTCATTTGAACGTGGAAAGATAACACCTTGGAGAAAGGGAGTCTCACACTTAGGGTGATCTTAAGTGATTTATTACTAATATTTACATACTTAGGTGCTAAGTTCTATTGAgaaggagtctcacatctaaaGGGAGTCCAGTGATCAATAATAAGTTAGACTCTACGTATATCACAGTAATTGTCATTACTTTACAGATAAATACAATGTTGTAAACTCTTGACTTTTTATcttaatgaatttattttttttcggGCACACTGTCTCCCAAACGTAGGTGGTATGTCACCGAATTGAGTTACTAACCTCTGCATGTTATTCGCTTAGTTTGTTGTTTgtactttatttattatttctgTGATTGCCAAAAGTATATATAATACATGTCTTACAAGTGTCAAAGTGTCCAATAGGTTTCTATTATAGACACATTATCCAAACTAAAGCGTTGGTGCTGCATAGACATAGGCtattaactttatattttagGAGAAATTTGATGCACGAATTCTAGATATGAATTTAAAGGCACAATACCATGTTAGTTTACCACCACCCTTTCGATTTTGGAGTTGAGctgcatttattaaaaaatactgTAGTATTTAACTACTTGTACAATACTCTTTACAGGTATTGGAAGATAACCCTACATTATCACGGTGGTCACTAAAATATAATGCTTTTGGTCAAGATATCGAGTTCTCCTGGCTTGCTCGAAACTTACAGGCAAACAATTCTCTGCTTTGATCCTTCCATTTAACATCCATCTTTGCCATATATTTCTGGCCCCTTGATATTCAGGAATGCTCTTCTAGTTCTTTCTGTTCTTAAGATGCTATCTGATGATATTGCAGCCGACCCCTAATCAAAAAATCCATTGGCGGTCTCTTGAAGGTCTTCCAAACAGGTACCTTGCCGATTTATTTCAATAGCATTCTTTAAATCTCGTGAATTATTTACATGACTTCGTTCCATGGGATCTGCTTGCCGTATTATCTACTCTTTGATGGTCAATAATCTTTGTTGCATTTGCAGAGGTGTTGTACGATTTTATCCAAAGGGCCCCTCGTCTTGCCTTGTAGAAGTAAGTCTATAACATCCCATATTAACATGTTGATCTCTTTTTTGAGTAAATTACAGGAGACATCCTTACATTTTAATCCACCGCATTATAAGCTCATGCAAAACGTTTTCATAAAATCAACATAAAAGCCGGTGTGTTGGGGGAATCTGTCCACAAGTTAGAAAAGAGTATTATTTGTGTTATGTACATCATTTCTTTCTTAACGTGCCATTTGACGGAAAAGTTCATATTATAACTCCAAAAGGGAAATTATGGTTCAGAAGATTGGAACATACGTGATTTTATAGGGAAGTTAGGATTCAGAATATTCAAACATGTATAGATATGTTCTCATCGTCACTCTATTGCATTCATCGTCACTCTATTGCATTCTCATTCTAGTTTtcaaacatttttaaatttcgcTTTTTGGTTCATTTCAGTTGACAGTCTCCTATGAAGTTCCTCCTCTTCTGTCTCCAGTGGCCTCTGTAAGCATTCCAGCGTTGGTTTCAATTCCATTATTAGCTCGTAATCAATCATGAAAAGCATAATTCTCTAATTATTGTGGTGCGCTTTGAGTAAATTGAATGATCTTTGCAAATGCAGGCGCTGCAGCCTTTGCTTGAGAGATTACTTCAACGAGGCCTTAAAAGCTTTGCCATGTTTGCCAAGAAATACCAAACGTCTTGAAGACTGAAATTATTGTTATATGGGTATCATACATTactaatttttttccaaatactCTTATTGacaaatgtaaaatcttgaacaGAATCATTTGTTTTACTAAAGAATTTCATTTAGTCTACAAAAATACGCTGAGCCCAGCTAATTTATTGATATATGTTCATAATCTGCAATCTGAAGAAGAGTTGATATCTCAGAAAATTATTTACATCAAAATAAAAGGAATTGCAGTTGCTGAACTCTTTCAATCTGTTTGTTACAAATGAGTTTTTACAGGAAGCAATTACACTCATTGGCATCCACTGTTATCCAACCATCTTTGCAAGCTACAGAGAGCCTGTGCAGAGAGACTGCAGTATCTTAACTTCCGCTGCTGTGGTA
This region includes:
- the LOC120086302 gene encoding uncharacterized protein LOC120086302 yields the protein MAIAALTCNSTPNSLTHRSIRRRNGILFMAIPTCRSISSRSLSLPELVFKIPRCSSKRRRNPICPPLKSVSPVMEWQNCTAKMEVDIPASVAYKCYSDREAIPKWMPFISSVKVLEDNPTLSRWSLKYNAFGQDIEFSWLARNLQPTPNQKIHWRSLEGLPNRGVVRFYPKGPSSCLVELTVSYEVPPLLSPVASALQPLLERLLQRGLKSFAMFAKKYQTS